A stretch of the Rosa rugosa chromosome 5, drRosRugo1.1, whole genome shotgun sequence genome encodes the following:
- the LOC133710965 gene encoding nuclear transport factor 2-like: MANQTEDPPIPSAEIVGTAFVRQYYTILNQSPHEVYKFYSKDSLLSRPEADGTMTTVETVQAINEKILSLDCPSIHILTVDSQFSLANGVIVLVTGNIVGNDQVKRRFTQTFFLATQETGGYFVLNDMFKFVIDDNTNKYAPGYVAEETPNVPLNPNDELCAVADEPIPTQTTYVEVDSANGNEVNHVLKNCEESEKNVISEKSVVAEKSVVVEKGVDARQSVANHVNEAASSASSNIQKDAPKKTFASVVNALSVNKAPFNVRAPPPKPVERPRATAPAPVAPEALTRNNSTASSVEKNNVPAVKAHAIFVANLPMSATVEELDKLFKQFGSIKRDGIQVRSNKIQGTCFGFVEFESASSMQSAIKASPIEFGSRLLSIEERRANNDRGKFPSGKGGYRNDNFRGRENYSGGGGRGNYGGGRGYGRNDLRGESSQFSGQARGNGGRYGERPYQNGGKVVRQTAKPLAAA; this comes from the exons ATGGCAAATCAGACAGAGGATCCGCCGATCCCAAGCGCAGAGATTGTGGGCACTGCTTTTGTGCGTCAGTATTACACAATACTTAATCAAAGCCCTCATGAGGTTTACAAGTTTTATTCCAAAGACAGTCTCTTGAGCCGACCTGAGGCAGATGGTACAATGACAACAGTTGAAACTGTACAA GCCATCAATGAGAAGATATTATCGTTGGACTGTCCGTCTATACATATTTTGACGGTAGATTCTCAGTTTTCATTGGCCAATGGAGTAATTGTTTTAGTGACCGGGAATATAGTTGGAAACGACCAAGTGAAAAGAAGATTTACTCAAACTTTCTTTTTAGCCACGCAAGAGACAGGAGGATATTTTGTCTTAAATGACATGTTTAAGTTTGTCATCGATGATAATACAAATAAGTACGCTCCTGGTTATGTTGCAGAAGAGACTCCAAATGTTCCTTTGAACCCAAATGATG AGTTATGTGCTGTTGCTGACGAGCCTATTCCCACTCAAACAACTTATGTGGAGGTTGATAGTGCCAATGGAAATGAAGTTAATCATGTGTTGAAGAACTGTGAGGAGTCTGAGAAAAATGTTATTTCTGAAAAAAGTGTTGTTGCTGAGAAGAGTGTTGTTGTTGAAAAAGGTGTTGATGCAAGACAGAGTGTTGCTAACCATGTCAATGAAGCAGCTTCTTCAGCTTCTTCCAACATCCAGAAGGATGCTCCGAAAAAGACTTTTGCATCAGTT GTGAATGCCTTGAGTGTGAATAAAGCTCCCTTCAATGTGAGGGCACCCCCACCTAAACCTGTTGAGCGGCCACGTGCAACGGCCCCTGCACCTGTAGCACCTGAAGCTTTAACCCGAAACAACAGTACTGCAAGTTCTGTGGAAAAGAACAATGTTCCTGCAG TTAAAGCTCATGCCATTTTTGTTGCAAATTTGCCTATGAGTGCAACTGTCGAAGAATTGGATAAGCTTTTCAAGCAGTTTGGATCCATCAAGCGCGATGGGATTCAAGTTAGAAGCAATAAG ATACAGGGAACATGCTTTGGATTTGTGGAATTTGAATCTGCTAGTTCCATGCAGAGTGCAATAAAG GCATCTCCTATTGAATTTGGCTCTCGTTTGTTATCCATCGAAGAAAGACGAG CAAACAATGATAGAGGAAAGTTTCCTTCTGGAAAAGGTGGGTATCGAAATGACAACTTTAGGGGCCGCGAGAACTATAGTGGAGGCGGAGGCCGTGGGAACTATGGTGGAGGTCGTGGTTATGGAAGAAACGATTTACGTGGTGAATCAAGTCAATTTTCAGGCCAAGCTAGGGGCAATGGCGGGCGCTATGGAGAAAGGCCTTATCAGAATGGAGGAAAGGTTGTTCGTCAAACAGCAAAGCCGTTGGCCGCAGCATGA
- the LOC133711102 gene encoding F-box protein At5g62510-like: MEVALPNLPSDIISFQILTRLLAKSLMRFKCVCKSWSSSLFLDPFFVKAYQNMHNSLSNNHRTTHLLLSNREGQRIMFSMQFNQELGFTNSPTRPAIDLLSHNSQITSSNGLICLYNNDAAVPVGIFNPCTGEFTTLPVSQYASKSSSDSGWTVLYRVQSSYKRGQGFPCGCASYFRDNN, translated from the coding sequence ATGGAGGTTGCTCTTCCAAATCTCCCAAGCGACATCATATCGTTTCAGATCCTCACAAGGCTACTGGCCAAGTCCTTGATGCGTTTCAAGTGCGTATGCAAGTCTTGGTCCTCTTCCCTCTTCCTCGATCCATTCTTTGTCAAGGCTTACCAGAACATGCACAACAGTCTCAGCAACAACCACAGAACTACTCACCTCCTCCTCAGCAACCGGGAGGGACAGCGAATAATGTTCTCCATGCAATTCAACCAAGAATTAGGGTTTACTAATAGTCCTACACGGCCGGCCATTGACCTTCTAAGCCACAATTCGCAGATAACGTCGTCTAATGGATTAATCTGTCTTTATAATAATGATGCCGCTGTCCCTGTTGGTATATTTAATCCATGCACTGGAGAGTTCACTACTCTTCCAGTTTCTCAATATGCTTCAAAGTCCAGCTCCGACTCTGGGTGGACAGTCTTATATCGGGTTCAGTCCTCTTACAAACGAGGACAAGGTTTTCCGTGTGGATGTGCATCTTACTTCAGAGACAATAATTAA
- the LOC133709560 gene encoding uncharacterized protein LOC133709560 isoform X1, which yields MCGIALIISGIRFDLSSLLFDTTPPVINSDQVSPFTSLSGQQLYLCCLNPFNQTQLEFTVADLAAALRRRGPDSLGAKKLLLHSSGSEIVSGVEAEFSNCFSAANGRTPCMHFFGATLQLRGVNAVVQPLIDSSKNVLVYNGEIFGGIEIASEENDGEVLMGLLGGCEGCVPNVVSRIKGPWAIIYWQESSRTLWFGRDAFGRRSLLVHWPTVEDSRFLLSSVSPVASNEHSSAENGTTKLGFWEELPCGIYSVSIDAPDGDGSLVGEVKKHEWTNAMLEELIKWERTSVEPKPKELHSSRCETVRGQHDMNSLTSDIVPMPSKSGNIQASISVPAEAVLIALRESVLRRSSLHRIFQASMHDVEKNLVPVAVLFSGGLDSMIIAALLHEYLDPSYEIDLLNVSFDGQSAPDRISAKAGVSELRRIAPLRKWKLVEIDADLSNLTFETKRVLSLINPANTYMDLNIGIALWLAAGGDGWVYEENSKYNDENRQGVKYKSKARIVLVGSGADEQCAGYGRHRTKYRSGSWLRLHEEMKLDMQRIWKRNLGRDDRCIADTGKEARFPFLDEDVIRTLLGIPLWEVTNLDQPSGIGDKKILREVAELLGLHEAATLPKRAIQFGTRIARESNRKNFGSNRAANQASAGSVVIHKQLDTA from the exons ATGTGCGGAATCGCTCTGATCATCTCCGGCATTCGCTTCGACTTATCGTCTCTGCTTTTCGACACCACACCTCCGGTCATAAACTCCGACCAAGTCAGTCCCTTTACTTCACTTTCCGGTCAACAATTATATCTTTGCTGCCTCAACCCATTTAACCAAACGCAGCTAGAGTTCACTGTAGCCGACCTCGCAGCCGCTCTGCGACGGAGGGGCCCAGATAGCTTAGGCGCCAAGAagcttcttcttcattcatCAGGTTCCGAAATCGTGTCTGGAGTAGAGGCGGAGTTCAGCAATTGCTTCTCTGCGGCAAATGGTCGAACACCTTGTATGCATTTTTTTGGTGCTACTTTGCAGCTCAGGGGAGTGAACGCAGTAGTTCAGCCATTGATTGATTCGTCTAAGAATGTTCTTGTTTATAATG GTGAGATCTTTGGGGGGATTGAGATTGCTAGTGAGGAGAATGACGGTGAAGTTCTAATGGGGTTGCTGGGAGGGTGTGAAGGTTGTGTGCCGAATGTTGTTTCTAGGATCAAGGGCCCTTGGGCTATCATCTATTGGCAG GAAAGTTCAAGAACATTATGGTTTGGGAGAGATGCATTTGGTCGCCGGAGTCTTCTTGTTCATTGGCCGACAGTGGAGGACTCTCGGTTTCTGTTATCATCAGTATCACCCGTTGCTTCAAATGAGCATTCTTCTG CTGAAAATGGAACAACCAAGCTTGGTTTTTGGGAGGAGCTGCCATGTGGAATATACAGTGTATCCATAGATGCTCCCGATGGTGACGGGAGTTTGGTTGGTGAAGTGAAAAAGCATGAATGGACTAATGCCATGCTAGAAGAACTGATAAAATGGGAGAGAACATCTGTCGAACCCAAACCCAAAGAGTTGCATAGTTCACGTTGTGAGACTGTAAGAGGGCAACACGATATGAACTCACTTACTTCAGATATAGTGCCAATGCCATCTAAGTCAG GCAATATACAAGCTTCAATTTCAGTGCCAGCAGAGGCTGTGCTGATTGCTTTAAGGGAATCAGTTTTGCGGCGATCTTCACTGCACAGAATTTTTCAG GCAAGTATGCATGATGTGGAAAAGAATCTTGTACCGGTGGCAGTTCTTTTTTCTGGTGGATTGGACTCTATGATAATTGCAGCATTGTTGCATGAGTACCTAGATCCAAGCT ATGAGATTGATCTACTTAATGTGAGCTTCGATGGTCAGTCTGCTCCAGATAGAATCTCTGCCAAGGCAGGAGTGAGCGAACTGAGAAGAATTGCACCTTTAAGAAA GTGGAAACTAGTGGAGATTGATGCTGATTTATCAAATTTGACCTTTGAAACAAAGCGTGTATTGTCTCTCATAAACCCTGCCAACACCTACATG GACCTAAATATAGGAATTGCGTTATGGCTGGCAGCTGGTGGGGATGGATGGGTTTATGAGGAAAATAGCAAATATAATGATGAGAATCGTCAAGGTGTTAAATACAAGTCAAAGGCTAGGATTGTCCTTGTTGGTTCAGGTGCAGATGAGCAATGTGCTGGCTATGGTAGGCACAGAACAAAATATAGAAGTGGAAG TTGGCTGCGACTGCATGAGGAAATGAAACTAGATATGCAAAGAATATGGAAAAGAAACCTTGGTAGAGATGATAGATGCATTGCTGACACTGGCAAGGAG GCAAGGTTTCCTTTCTTGGATGAAGATGTTATACGAACTTTATTGGGGATTCCTCTCTGGGAGGTTACCAACCTTGATCAACCAAGTGGAATAGGAGATAAGAAGATTTTGAGAGAG
- the LOC133709560 gene encoding uncharacterized protein LOC133709560 isoform X2: MCGIALIISGIRFDLSSLLFDTTPPVINSDQLEFTVADLAAALRRRGPDSLGAKKLLLHSSGSEIVSGVEAEFSNCFSAANGRTPCMHFFGATLQLRGVNAVVQPLIDSSKNVLVYNGEIFGGIEIASEENDGEVLMGLLGGCEGCVPNVVSRIKGPWAIIYWQESSRTLWFGRDAFGRRSLLVHWPTVEDSRFLLSSVSPVASNEHSSAENGTTKLGFWEELPCGIYSVSIDAPDGDGSLVGEVKKHEWTNAMLEELIKWERTSVEPKPKELHSSRCETVRGQHDMNSLTSDIVPMPSKSGNIQASISVPAEAVLIALRESVLRRSSLHRIFQASMHDVEKNLVPVAVLFSGGLDSMIIAALLHEYLDPSYEIDLLNVSFDGQSAPDRISAKAGVSELRRIAPLRKWKLVEIDADLSNLTFETKRVLSLINPANTYMDLNIGIALWLAAGGDGWVYEENSKYNDENRQGVKYKSKARIVLVGSGADEQCAGYGRHRTKYRSGSWLRLHEEMKLDMQRIWKRNLGRDDRCIADTGKEARFPFLDEDVIRTLLGIPLWEVTNLDQPSGIGDKKILREVAELLGLHEAATLPKRAIQFGTRIARESNRKNFGSNRAANQASAGSVVIHKQLDTA, translated from the exons ATGTGCGGAATCGCTCTGATCATCTCCGGCATTCGCTTCGACTTATCGTCTCTGCTTTTCGACACCACACCTCCGGTCATAAACTCCGACCAA CTAGAGTTCACTGTAGCCGACCTCGCAGCCGCTCTGCGACGGAGGGGCCCAGATAGCTTAGGCGCCAAGAagcttcttcttcattcatCAGGTTCCGAAATCGTGTCTGGAGTAGAGGCGGAGTTCAGCAATTGCTTCTCTGCGGCAAATGGTCGAACACCTTGTATGCATTTTTTTGGTGCTACTTTGCAGCTCAGGGGAGTGAACGCAGTAGTTCAGCCATTGATTGATTCGTCTAAGAATGTTCTTGTTTATAATG GTGAGATCTTTGGGGGGATTGAGATTGCTAGTGAGGAGAATGACGGTGAAGTTCTAATGGGGTTGCTGGGAGGGTGTGAAGGTTGTGTGCCGAATGTTGTTTCTAGGATCAAGGGCCCTTGGGCTATCATCTATTGGCAG GAAAGTTCAAGAACATTATGGTTTGGGAGAGATGCATTTGGTCGCCGGAGTCTTCTTGTTCATTGGCCGACAGTGGAGGACTCTCGGTTTCTGTTATCATCAGTATCACCCGTTGCTTCAAATGAGCATTCTTCTG CTGAAAATGGAACAACCAAGCTTGGTTTTTGGGAGGAGCTGCCATGTGGAATATACAGTGTATCCATAGATGCTCCCGATGGTGACGGGAGTTTGGTTGGTGAAGTGAAAAAGCATGAATGGACTAATGCCATGCTAGAAGAACTGATAAAATGGGAGAGAACATCTGTCGAACCCAAACCCAAAGAGTTGCATAGTTCACGTTGTGAGACTGTAAGAGGGCAACACGATATGAACTCACTTACTTCAGATATAGTGCCAATGCCATCTAAGTCAG GCAATATACAAGCTTCAATTTCAGTGCCAGCAGAGGCTGTGCTGATTGCTTTAAGGGAATCAGTTTTGCGGCGATCTTCACTGCACAGAATTTTTCAG GCAAGTATGCATGATGTGGAAAAGAATCTTGTACCGGTGGCAGTTCTTTTTTCTGGTGGATTGGACTCTATGATAATTGCAGCATTGTTGCATGAGTACCTAGATCCAAGCT ATGAGATTGATCTACTTAATGTGAGCTTCGATGGTCAGTCTGCTCCAGATAGAATCTCTGCCAAGGCAGGAGTGAGCGAACTGAGAAGAATTGCACCTTTAAGAAA GTGGAAACTAGTGGAGATTGATGCTGATTTATCAAATTTGACCTTTGAAACAAAGCGTGTATTGTCTCTCATAAACCCTGCCAACACCTACATG GACCTAAATATAGGAATTGCGTTATGGCTGGCAGCTGGTGGGGATGGATGGGTTTATGAGGAAAATAGCAAATATAATGATGAGAATCGTCAAGGTGTTAAATACAAGTCAAAGGCTAGGATTGTCCTTGTTGGTTCAGGTGCAGATGAGCAATGTGCTGGCTATGGTAGGCACAGAACAAAATATAGAAGTGGAAG TTGGCTGCGACTGCATGAGGAAATGAAACTAGATATGCAAAGAATATGGAAAAGAAACCTTGGTAGAGATGATAGATGCATTGCTGACACTGGCAAGGAG GCAAGGTTTCCTTTCTTGGATGAAGATGTTATACGAACTTTATTGGGGATTCCTCTCTGGGAGGTTACCAACCTTGATCAACCAAGTGGAATAGGAGATAAGAAGATTTTGAGAGAG
- the LOC133710138 gene encoding ninja-family protein AFP1: MGEPNEGRRRAMENLTFQMDKYPRDLLQRLMCRNDASQSKYEEGNEEELELNLGLSLGGRFGVDRSEKSKLVRSSSIAVTMPFCREENDDSAAKAASYAGLMRASSLPTETEEEWRKRKELQTLRRLAAKRRRSEKQRNSSSSSSKEEEERREFEVGPTSGMRANNPAVVQPFWAARQAVGGGGGGMDPLAKGKNDILGGFQGFGLQPSSQGSVESQGGGSSPGLSEMESKPLQGSSSCGEARSPISNQDPRSNQGTTLRSLGSLTPEHAGCISRAVMENMCKKPNPSENKGRETRTNAMEDMPCVFTKGDGPNGRKIEGILYRYGKGEEVRIMCVCHGTFLSPAEFVKHAGGGDVAHPLRHIVVNPAATAFL; encoded by the exons ATGGGCGAACCTAACGAAGGGAGGAGGCGAGCAATGGAGAACCTGACGTTTCAGATGGATAAGTACCCGAGAGATCTGCTGCAGAGATTAATGTGCAGAAACGACGCGTCGCAGTCGAAATATGAGGAGGGAAATGAGGAGGAGCTGGAGCTGAATCTGGGGCTGTCTTTGGGAGGAAGATTCGGAGTAGACAGGAGCGAGAAAAGCAAGCTAGTCCGATCTTCCTCGATTGCGGTGACTATGCCGTTTTGTAGGGAAGAGAACGACGACTCGGCGGCGAAGGCGGCTTCGTACGCGGGGCTGATGAGGGCGTCGTCGCTTCCGACGGAGACGGAGGAGGAgtggaggaagaggaaggagtTGCAGACGCTGCGGCGGTTGGCGGCGAAGCGGAGGAGGTCGGAGAAGCAGAggaacagcagcagcagcagcagcaaggaGGAAGAGGAAAGGCGTGAATTTGAGGTGGGACCCACTTCAGGGATGAGGGCGAATAATCCGGCGGTGGTGCAGCCGTTTTGGGCGGCGAGGCAAGCggttggtggtggcggtggaggaATGGATCCCTTGGCGAAGGGTAAAAATGACATTTTGGGTGGCTTTCAGGGGTTTGGGCTGCAGCCCAGTTCTCAGGGCTCGGTGGAGTCACAAGGTGGTGGAAGCTCGCCGGGGTTGTCAGAAATGGAGAGTAAACCTCTTCAAG GATCCAGCAGCTGTGGTGAAGCAAGAAGCCCTATTAGTAATCAGGATCCACGAAGCAATCAGGGCACCACCCTTCGTTCTTTGGGGTCATTGACGCCTGAGCATGCTGGATGCATTTCCAGGGCTGTCATGGAAAACATGTGTAAGAAGCCTAATCCTTCAGAAAATAAAGGAAGGGAAACTAGGACGAATGCCATGGAGGATATGCCTTGTGTTTTCACAAAAGGAGACGGTCCTAATGGGAGAAAAATAGAAGGAATCCTATACCGATATGGGAAGGGAGAGGAAGTAAGAATAATGTGTGTATGCCACGGCACCTTTCTTTCTCCGGCAGAGTTTGTGAAGCACGCAGGAGGTGGTGACGTCGCGCACCCGCTTCGGCACATAGTTGTAAACCCTGCTGCAACTGCCTTTTTGTGA